In Cryptomeria japonica chromosome 10, Sugi_1.0, whole genome shotgun sequence, a genomic segment contains:
- the LOC131858838 gene encoding uncharacterized protein LOC131858838, producing the protein MAPKNQMAREIEELKEALEREKRERRELEATMEREDRQKRRERLQLIARIEALEKEREQPRMEKNNENLEAHNEGGEHEETRRDEEDPEERRLVRLLKVVQGGGIKGHIDLPIYQGRMDSEEVLGWIEALENYFELEDTNDDKKVRFAEAKLRGTALTWWSGVQVDRITRGLNKITSWERMKSMMKEQFLPSDFAIQTKRMRQNFKQRDMDVMTYTEQFHKLSIRGGVEDEDEKVARYLNGLRYNLQDEIGLNVPQTLGDCFQLAIRAKEKLKRKQERQGGTRGRGSMRGRGGRSANESQGQDNKDKESTSEQRGGYSYRGGGRFGSGRGSHVFIGRCYHCNEVGHPSFKCPKWDEADRGKDRRVHLTCEEEDKKEDKEPLKAYPITEGDFLMIRRGKLQQQTSNQVSIFRTQCLSKGKICKLIIDSSSHDNLVSFDMVSKLGLQTFDHPNPYNATWVSQEQHIMISHRAYVDFSIGPYHDQVLCDVIPMTCGHIILGRPWQYLRRTIHDGYTNTYLVHKGSKRYCLTPSPCREKYEHNVICFGDKIRLCEQGKEDNDTSWKNKTKLQQNNNLKEQHGCSFNSIRVGGIDYPVNEKRDVVKPLSLQMISN; encoded by the coding sequence ATGGCACCGAAGAATCAAATGGCTAGGGAAATTGAAGAGTTGAAGGAAgcccttgaaagagagaagagggaaagGAGGGAACTTGAAGCAACAATGGAGAGAGAGGATAGACAGAAAAGAAGGGAGAGATTGCAACTAATAGCAAGGATTGAAGCCTTAGAGAAGGAAAGGGAACAACCTAGGATGGAAAAAAACAATGAGAATCTTGAAGCACACAATGAAGGTGGTGAACATGAAGAGACTAGGAGGGATGAAGAAGATCCTGAAGAGAGGAGGTTAGTGAGACTACTAAAGGTAGTCCAAGGTGGTGGAATAAAAGGTCATATTGATTTACCTATATACCAGGGAAGAATGGACAGTGAGGAAGTGCTAGGGTGGATAGAGGCCTTAGAGAACTACTTTGAGTTGGAAGATACTAATGATGATAAGAAGGTGAGATTTGCAGAGGCTAAGTTGAGAGGTACTGCTTTAACATGGTGGAGTGGTGTGCAGGTTGACAGGATAACAAGAGGATTGAATAAGATTACAAGTTGGGAAAGGATGAAATCAATGATGAAGGAACAATTTCTACCATCAGATTTTGCTATACAAACAAAGAGGATGAGACAAAACTTCAAACAAAGAGACATGGATGTGATGACATACACAGAGCAGTTTCACAAATTGAGCATTAGAGGAGGAgtagaggatgaagatgaaaaggtggcaaggtatttgaatgggctgAGATACAATTTGCAGGATGAGATTGGGTTGAATGTTCCACAGACATTGGGAGATTGTTTCCAACTTGCAATAAGGGctaaggagaagttgaagagaaaacaaGAGAGACAAGGGGGCAcaagaggtagaggatctatgagaggaagaggaggaaggtcTGCAAATGAATCACAAGGACAAGACAATAAGGACAAAGAGTCTacatcagaacaaagaggtggttatAGTTATAGAGGAGGAGGTAGATTTGGTAGTGGAAGAGGATCACATGTATTCATAGGTAGGTGTTACcattgtaatgaagttggacatccATCTTTCAAATGTCCTAAATGGGATGAAGCTGATAGAGGCAAAGATAGAAGAGTTCATTTGACAtgtgaagaagaagacaagaaagaagacaaagaaccaTTGAAAGCCTATCCTATAACAGAGGGAGATTTTCTTATGATCAGAAGAGGTAAATTGCAGCAGCAAACATCAAATCAGGTATCCATCTTCAGGACACAATGCTTGAGTAAGGGTAAGATATGTAAGTTGATTATTGATTCTAGCTCACATGATAATCTTGTTTCGTTTGATATGGTTTCTAAGTTGGGATTGCAAACATTTGATCATCCTAATCCTTATAATGCCACTTGGGTTAGTCAAGAGCAGCATATAATGATTAGTCATAGGGCTTATGTTGATTTCTCAATTGGTCCATATCATGATCAAGTTTTGTGTGATGTTATACCTATGACTTGTGGACATAtaattttgggtagaccatggcaatacTTGAGGAGGACAATCCATGATGGATATACAAATACATACTTGGTGCATAAGGGTAGTAAGAGATATTGTTTAACACCTTCGCCTTGTAGGGAGAAGTATGAGCATAATGTAATTTGTTTTGGAGACAAAATCAGGTTGTGTGAGCAGGGTAAAGAGGACAATGATACCAGTTGGAAGAACAAAACAAAGTTGCAGCAAAATAACAATCTTAAAGAGCAGCATGGTTGTAGTTTCAATAGCATAAGAGTTGGGGGTATTGATTACCCGGTGaatgagaagagagatgtggttAAACCTCTGAGTTTGCAGATGATATCAAATTAG